The following coding sequences are from one Vulpes vulpes isolate BD-2025 chromosome 12, VulVul3, whole genome shotgun sequence window:
- the SLC22A23 gene encoding solute carrier family 22 member 23 isoform X4 → MALERRRDAAGGGPGRQAAPAEEGGSRRPGDAAASAARGGRAGPAGDLQPLPAPHPAPPGCSAAAAPSLLLLDYDGSVLPFLGGLGGGYQRTLVLLTWIPALFIGFSQFSDSFLLDQPNFWCRGAGKGAGPAGVPGAANWTGPAASPPAPAPAPWAPPGNASRGGADAPPLPSPPDRPDNASHCDCHAWDYGIRTGLVQNVVSKE, encoded by the coding sequence ATGGCGCTAGAGCGGCGGCGGgacgcggcgggcggcgggcccgggcggcAGGCGGCCCCGGCCGAGGAGGGCGGCTCGCGGCGGCCCGGGGACGCGGCGGCCTCggcggcgcgcggggggcgcgcgggcccCGCCGGCGACCTGCAGCCGCtgcccgccccgcaccccgcgcccccgggcTGCAGCGCGGCCGCGGCGCCCAGCCTCCTGCTGCTGGACTACGACGGCTCGGTGCTGCCGTTCCTGGGCGGCCTGGGCGGCGGCTACCAGAGGACCCTCGTGCTGCTCACCTGGATCCCCGCGCTCTTCATCGGCTTCAGCCAGTTCTCGGACTCCTTCCTCCTGGACCAGCCCAACTTCTGGTGCCGCGGGGCCGGCAAgggcgcggggccggcgggggtCCCCGGCGCGGCCAACTGGACCGGGCCCGCGGCctcgccccccgcgcccgcgcccgccccgtgGGCGCCCCCGGGCAACGCGAGCCGCGGCGGGGCCGACGCGCCGCCCCTGCCGTCCCCCCCGGACAGGCCGGACAACGCCTCCCACTGCGACTGCCACGCGTGGGACTACGGCATCCGCACCGGCCTCGTGCAAAACGTGGTGAGCAAG